From Pseudovibrio sp. Tun.PSC04-5.I4, a single genomic window includes:
- the wecB gene encoding UDP-N-acetylglucosamine 2-epimerase (non-hydrolyzing), whose product MREPEIIGNGPHKVLCIIGTRPEAIKMAPVISAISKCKSLHAHVLMTGQHKEIASNALISFDIHKINWLDIIASSHHLADQASDLLKGINAYIAVHQPQYVLVHGDTTTGFVGALASFYSSVSVGHVEAGLRSGDLYDPFPEEANRRLADQLCHRLFAPTSIAQDNLLREGIAYDKILVTGNTVVDAVRHLAQRIKPARQLDELKNVLGPEKRLALVTTHRRENWGAPMRNTCHAIKRLVAEHEDLQVVLPVHPNPMVKDVVTEVLKNVKRVHLIEPLPYEALIALERDADLILTDSGGLQEEAPEFGTPLLILRKTTERPEALTSGAAKLVGTCEQTILDEANYILKTAGTKVDRKNPFGDGHAAQRIAECLEHHLKSKL is encoded by the coding sequence ATGAGAGAACCAGAGATAATCGGAAATGGACCACATAAGGTCCTGTGCATCATAGGAACACGGCCCGAAGCCATCAAAATGGCACCGGTAATTTCCGCAATCTCAAAGTGTAAATCACTACATGCCCACGTCCTCATGACAGGGCAACACAAAGAAATTGCATCTAACGCATTGATTTCATTTGACATTCATAAAATAAACTGGTTAGATATAATCGCGAGCAGTCATCACTTAGCCGATCAGGCGAGTGATCTCCTTAAAGGCATCAACGCTTACATCGCCGTTCACCAACCCCAATACGTCCTTGTTCACGGGGACACCACTACAGGCTTTGTTGGCGCTTTAGCCAGTTTTTACAGCTCCGTTTCTGTTGGTCATGTGGAGGCCGGATTGCGCAGCGGTGATCTTTACGACCCTTTCCCAGAAGAAGCCAATCGCCGCCTTGCAGATCAGCTTTGCCACCGGCTATTTGCACCCACCAGCATCGCCCAGGACAATCTGCTCCGCGAAGGCATTGCCTATGACAAAATTTTGGTGACTGGAAACACAGTGGTCGATGCGGTCCGCCATCTGGCACAGCGCATCAAGCCCGCCCGTCAACTGGATGAACTGAAGAACGTACTGGGACCGGAAAAGCGATTAGCATTGGTAACAACCCATCGCCGCGAAAACTGGGGTGCGCCCATGCGCAATACCTGCCACGCCATCAAGCGTCTTGTTGCAGAGCATGAGGACTTGCAGGTCGTCTTGCCAGTTCATCCAAACCCCATGGTCAAAGACGTCGTTACAGAGGTGTTGAAGAATGTGAAGCGCGTGCACCTGATTGAGCCGCTGCCATACGAAGCGCTCATAGCACTGGAGCGTGATGCGGATCTCATTCTCACAGACAGCGGTGGACTACAGGAGGAAGCACCTGAATTTGGAACACCACTCCTGATCCTGCGTAAAACCACAGAGCGCCCGGAAGCACTCACCAGCGGCGCTGCCAAACTCGTCGGCACATGCGAGCAAACCATCCTTGATGAAGCAAACTACATTCTCAAAACTGCCGGCACAAAGGTCGACCGTAAAAACCCGTTTGGCGATGGGCACGCAGCTCAGCGCATTGCCGAATGCCTGGAACATCACTTAAAATCAAAACTCTAG